A genome region from Panicum virgatum strain AP13 chromosome 4K, P.virgatum_v5, whole genome shotgun sequence includes the following:
- the LOC120703369 gene encoding uncharacterized protein LOC120703369: MIRDKSPAILARYGRSTARIHRTAKRDHQNSQESSRRPISLPPTMSMSMSVQIPVDGPVSPPPPGAACGDVAAEDGAPPAPASARPMPVLISPIVAVPADGAAPAASAAAAALPPAYTGVLYTHHHHKWPVVVDDPGKKREKWLKEMRGWLMVIAVLAASVTYQAGLNPPGGFWQQDDPEGNVAGTPVLQSKFPKRYTVFFYFNSTAFVTSVVIIVLLMNESFYHSEAKVEALEIIVVLDMAGLMGAYIAGCTREVSSSIYIIVLTVVVFLYVVYTAQLLPKLWGLVVHVPFVHKAAQGGALPVPHDILDTARPRADIGRTKSAPPRSVGLVVGADE; encoded by the exons ATGATCCGTGACAAATCACCCGCCATTCTAGCTAGGTATGGTAGGTCAACTGCTCGGATCCACCGCACAGCCAAAAGGGATCATCAAAACTCCCAAGAATCATCTCGCCGCCCAATTTCACTTCCACCCACCATGTCCATGTCCATGTCCGTGCAGATCCCCGTGGATGGTCCTGTCTCCCCGCCACCTCCGGGCGCCGCCTGCGGCGACGTGGCGGCCGAGgacggagcgccgccggccccggccaGTGCCAGGCCCATGCCCGTGCTTATCTCGCCCATCGTCGCCGTCCCCGCCGACGGCGCCGCCCcggctgcttctgctgctgccgcggcgctgccgccggcgtaCACCGGCGTGCTGTACACGCACCACCACCACAAGTGGCCCGTGGTGGTCGACGACCCCggcaagaagcgggagaagtgGCTCAAGGAGATGCGCGGCTGGCTCATGGTGATCGCCGTACTCGCCGCCTCCGTCACCTACCAGGCGGGGCTCAACCCGCCCGGCGGCTTCTGGCAGCAGGACGACCCCGAGGGCAACGTCGCCGGCACGCCCGTGCTCCAGTCAAAGTTCCCCAAGCG GTACACCGTGTTCTTCTACTTCAACTCGACGGCGTTCGTGACGTCGGTGGTCATCATCGTCCTGCTCATGAACGAGTCCTTCTACCACTCGGAggccaaggtggaggcgctggaGATCATCGTGGTGCTCGACATGGCGGGGCTCATGGGCGCCTACATCGCCGGCTGCACCCGCGAGGTCTCCTCGTCCATCTACATCATCGTCCTCACCGTCGTCGTCTTCCTCTACGTCGTTTACACGGCGCAGCTCCTGCCCAAGCTCTGGGGCCTCGTCGTGCACGTGCCCTTCGTCCACAAGGCGGCCCAGGGCGGCGCGCTGCCCGTGCCGCACGACATCCTCGACACGGCCAGGCCACGGGCGGACATCGGCCGGACCaagtcggcgccgccgcggtctgTAGGATTGGTCGTCGGAGCAGACGAGTGA